The window GAATGCCATTTATCACTCCCTATCTGAGCGTTCTCAGAAGCAGGTAGCCTCCGAACCTCCCAGGTCTTCGAGACCGACCGCGATTATCGGCGGAAGTGGCTGACCAGCCACAGCAGGACGCTGATGACGATGGACGTCATGAGTGGAAAGTAAACTACCGTGTTCTTGCCGCGATAGGTGATATCGCCGGGCAACCGTCCAATGGGCAGATTGAGGCGTCCGGCAACGAGCAGGAGCACGCCGACCAGCAATAGCACAGCTCCGAAGATAATC is drawn from Clostridia bacterium and contains these coding sequences:
- a CDS encoding DUF2905 domain-containing protein, translating into MIFGAVLLLVGVLLLVAGRLNLPIGRLPGDITYRGKNTVVYFPLMTSIVISVLLWLVSHFRR